In one window of Gudongella oleilytica DNA:
- the glyQ gene encoding glycine--tRNA ligase subunit alpha produces the protein MYFQDLMLKLLNYWGEKGCIIAEPYDVEKGAGTMSPHTFLRALGPEPWKVVYVEPSRRPADARYGENPNRVYQHHQLQVILKPSPDDIQDLYLDSLRAIGIDPLKHDIRFVEDNWEAPTLGAWGLGWEVWLDGMEITQFTYFQQVGGINCDLESGEITYGLERIAMYLQDVDNVFDIRWNKDFTYGDIFKKAEYEHSVYSFEKGDIEVLKGLFNTYENEARKIIEEGLVLPAYDYVLKCSHTFNVLDARGAISVSERTSYIGRVRNLARSIANLYIQQREEMGFPLLKKDGELNE, from the coding sequence ATGTATTTTCAGGATTTAATGCTGAAATTGCTTAATTACTGGGGAGAAAAAGGTTGTATAATAGCAGAGCCATACGATGTGGAAAAAGGAGCAGGGACAATGAGCCCTCACACATTCCTTAGGGCACTTGGTCCGGAACCTTGGAAGGTGGTATATGTTGAGCCGTCAAGAAGACCTGCTGATGCCAGATACGGGGAAAATCCAAACAGAGTCTATCAGCACCACCAACTCCAGGTTATCCTCAAACCATCCCCTGATGATATCCAGGATCTTTACCTGGACAGCCTGAGAGCTATAGGTATCGACCCCCTTAAACATGACATAAGATTTGTCGAAGATAATTGGGAAGCTCCTACTCTTGGCGCATGGGGACTTGGTTGGGAAGTATGGCTTGATGGGATGGAAATAACCCAATTCACCTATTTCCAGCAAGTCGGGGGGATCAATTGTGATTTGGAATCAGGAGAGATAACCTACGGACTTGAAAGAATAGCCATGTATCTGCAGGACGTTGACAATGTATTCGACATAAGATGGAACAAGGATTTTACCTATGGAGACATTTTTAAAAAGGCGGAATACGAGCATTCCGTATATAGCTTCGAGAAGGGTGATATTGAAGTTTTGAAGGGTTTGTTCAATACTTATGAGAATGAAGCCAGAAAGATTATAGAAGAAGGTCTGGTGCTGCCAGCATATGACTATGTACTAAAATGCTCCCATACCTTCAATGTTCTTGATGCAAGGGGCGCAATATCTGTATCAGAGAGGACATCCTACATTGGCAGGGTTAGAAATCTTGCAAGGAGTATTGCAAATCTCTACATTCAGCAAAGAGAAGAAATGGGTTTTCCATTGCTTAAGAAGGACGGTGAATTAAATGAATAG
- the recO gene encoding DNA repair protein RecO encodes MAKTFGIVLSWIKYKESSKIVTLFTEDLGRISIMAQGALKPKSQILAATEVFSKSHFELKKGKNFYYIESAELESSNFTIRQDIDRLTYGFYILELVERSVPEGESSSKIFNMLDKALFDMSSSMKPILQTVAFELKMISILGYRPQLSKCLKCGRTASEIWDFSIIEGGVYCDSCRKGSGVLIDQALFEAMGNILLSRFDQLDELNLSTEALLRIHSILYQFIIYNLDLKELKSQTMLQRGQKL; translated from the coding sequence ATGGCAAAAACCTTTGGTATAGTGCTATCCTGGATCAAATATAAGGAGAGCAGTAAAATTGTAACATTATTCACTGAGGATCTTGGCAGGATCAGCATTATGGCTCAAGGTGCCCTTAAGCCCAAATCCCAAATTTTGGCGGCAACAGAGGTTTTCAGTAAAAGTCATTTTGAGCTAAAAAAAGGGAAAAACTTCTACTACATCGAATCTGCAGAGCTTGAAAGCTCAAACTTTACTATCCGCCAGGACATAGACAGGCTGACATACGGATTTTACATCCTTGAACTGGTTGAAAGATCAGTGCCTGAAGGGGAATCATCCTCGAAGATATTCAATATGCTGGACAAAGCTTTGTTCGATATGTCCAGTTCCATGAAGCCAATATTACAGACAGTAGCTTTTGAACTTAAAATGATCTCGATCCTCGGGTACAGGCCGCAGTTGTCTAAATGTCTTAAATGTGGGAGAACTGCATCTGAAATTTGGGATTTCAGTATAATAGAAGGAGGCGTATATTGCGACAGCTGCAGAAAAGGCTCAGGTGTGCTTATAGATCAGGCTTTATTTGAGGCAATGGGCAACATACTACTGTCAAGGTTTGATCAGCTGGATGAGCTGAACCTAAGCACTGAGGCTTTATTGAGGATACACAGTATCCTATATCAGTTCATTATATACAATCTCGATTTAAAGGAGTTAAAATCCCAAACAATGCTGCAAAGGGGACAAAAGCTATAG
- the era gene encoding GTPase Era codes for MYKSGFVTVIGRPNVGKSTLLNQVIGEKISIISDKPQTTRNKIQMVYTGDDFQIVFLDTPGIQMPKNILGDYMLKISRTTLEEVDIVTFMVDDSLETGKLDSYILGELRAISTPIVLLINKIDKLAKEDIAKLVDKYDSMGLFKGIIPVSALNNDNLDRYIQVLKNMLPEGPQYFPDDMITDQPERFIISEIIREKALINLEDEIPHGIYVEIDKIVEREDKDILDVFANLYCEKESHKGMVIGKQGKMLKMIGQQAREDIERLMDTKVNLQIWVKVEKNWRERANKVKYFGYK; via the coding sequence ATGTATAAATCAGGTTTTGTAACAGTCATTGGAAGACCCAATGTTGGCAAATCGACATTGCTCAATCAGGTAATTGGAGAGAAGATTTCAATTATCTCAGACAAACCTCAAACAACGAGAAATAAAATACAAATGGTTTATACCGGAGATGATTTTCAGATAGTGTTTCTGGACACTCCAGGCATTCAGATGCCAAAAAATATCCTTGGTGACTATATGCTCAAAATATCCAGAACTACACTTGAAGAGGTAGATATTGTGACCTTCATGGTTGACGATAGTCTTGAGACAGGTAAGCTGGACAGCTATATTCTGGGGGAATTAAGAGCTATTTCCACACCGATTGTTTTATTGATCAACAAGATCGATAAACTTGCGAAGGAAGATATTGCAAAGCTTGTTGACAAATATGATTCCATGGGTCTTTTCAAGGGAATAATACCAGTTTCTGCCCTAAATAATGATAATCTTGACAGGTACATCCAAGTCCTTAAAAATATGCTTCCGGAGGGGCCGCAGTATTTTCCCGATGATATGATAACAGATCAGCCAGAACGCTTTATAATATCTGAAATAATCAGGGAAAAAGCGTTGATAAATCTTGAGGACGAGATACCCCATGGAATTTATGTGGAAATTGACAAGATAGTCGAGAGAGAGGATAAGGACATTCTCGATGTATTTGCAAACCTTTATTGTGAAAAGGAGTCCCATAAGGGCATGGTTATCGGCAAACAGGGAAAAATGCTGAAAATGATTGGGCAACAGGCCAGAGAAGACATAGAGCGGCTAATGGATACAAAAGTTAACCTGCAGATATGGGTAAAAGTAGAGAAAAACTGGCGAGAGAGAGCAAACAAGGTAAAATATTTTGGGTACAAGTAG
- a CDS encoding cytidine deaminase: MDNKKLIRKALEAKKMAYVPYSGFHVGAAVEMEDGTVFTGCNIEIVSYSPTICAERTAIFKAVSEGHKKIRKVAVVGDSHHTYPCGVCRQVIREFGKDARILIANTEDDFLEYGLDELLPHSFGPEELLPDSEEENNV, encoded by the coding sequence TTGGACAATAAAAAGCTTATAAGAAAAGCCTTGGAAGCTAAGAAAATGGCGTATGTTCCCTACTCAGGCTTTCACGTAGGTGCTGCGGTAGAGATGGAGGATGGAACCGTATTTACTGGCTGCAATATAGAAATAGTTTCATATTCGCCAACCATATGCGCAGAGAGGACAGCAATTTTCAAGGCAGTTTCTGAAGGCCATAAAAAGATCAGGAAGGTTGCAGTTGTTGGAGATTCCCACCACACCTATCCCTGTGGAGTGTGCAGACAAGTAATACGGGAGTTCGGAAAGGATGCAAGGATCCTTATAGCAAACACAGAGGATGATTTTCTGGAGTACGGTCTGGATGAGCTTCTTCCACATAGCTTTGGCCCGGAGGAGCTTCTTCCTGATTCAGAGGAGGAAAATAATGTATAA
- a CDS encoding DUF3048 domain-containing protein produces the protein MKKTSYFAFILILITTSLIGCAKAPEPTQEPEPVAEIPVEIPEPEPEPEIVVPEGIQSPLSGIYGPEEVVNGRIMAIVFDNHPAARWQAGLKYAEIVYEYPVEGTFTRYMGLFLLNHPEGQIGPVRSARPYLVTKAYEFDAIFVHVGGSEAAKSDARNLKVAEIDGLTSSPRVFWRESSKKAPNNLYTSMDELRKVQKDKGFRDKSEIEGFIFVGEDVPMTGSPANNVEIIYNKSNNTRFEYNNESEAYLRFKDGKPHVDESDGSQLKADNIIIQKTNIKVLDNEGRLGIAVEGEGSGLYISRGLSQEITWSKKSRSGKTFYFDSSGNEIQLKPGITWIQIIGGNSSVIIE, from the coding sequence TTGAAGAAAACCAGCTATTTCGCTTTTATCCTGATATTGATAACCACATCACTGATAGGGTGTGCCAAAGCACCTGAGCCAACACAGGAACCAGAACCTGTTGCTGAGATACCAGTTGAGATACCTGAGCCTGAGCCTGAGCCGGAAATAGTAGTCCCGGAGGGGATACAATCTCCTTTAAGCGGAATTTATGGTCCCGAGGAAGTGGTCAATGGCAGGATCATGGCAATAGTATTTGACAATCATCCAGCAGCAAGATGGCAGGCGGGCTTGAAATATGCTGAGATAGTGTATGAGTATCCCGTTGAAGGAACCTTCACAAGGTATATGGGATTATTTTTATTAAATCATCCAGAGGGCCAGATCGGACCTGTGAGAAGCGCCAGACCTTATTTGGTGACAAAAGCCTATGAGTTTGATGCGATATTTGTTCATGTAGGAGGCAGTGAAGCTGCAAAATCAGATGCAAGAAATCTTAAAGTAGCTGAGATTGACGGACTAACCAGTTCACCCAGGGTTTTCTGGAGAGAAAGCAGCAAAAAAGCCCCAAACAATCTTTATACAAGCATGGATGAATTAAGAAAGGTACAAAAGGATAAAGGCTTTAGAGATAAAAGTGAAATCGAGGGCTTCATTTTCGTGGGTGAGGATGTCCCAATGACTGGTTCACCTGCCAATAATGTAGAAATCATCTATAACAAAAGCAACAATACCAGATTTGAGTATAACAATGAATCAGAGGCCTACCTCAGATTCAAGGATGGGAAGCCACATGTGGACGAATCGGACGGAAGCCAGCTTAAAGCGGACAATATAATCATTCAGAAAACAAATATTAAGGTGCTGGATAATGAGGGCAGATTAGGGATAGCGGTTGAAGGAGAAGGAAGCGGGTTATACATATCAAGAGGTCTGTCGCAGGAAATCACCTGGAGTAAGAAAAGCAGATCCGGCAAAACCTTCTATTTCGACAGCTCAGGGAACGAGATACAGTTGAAGCCGGGAATCACTTGGATCCAGATCATTGGTGGAAATTCTTCTGTAATAATTGAATGA
- a CDS encoding diacylglycerol kinase encodes MKVKEFIDSFNYAVSGIMAAMKMEKSLRVHYIAAITVILLSTFFNLTRVEFMILLLTVVLVVVLEMINTALEKTVDMITRDYHPLARVIKDVSAGAVLIASLNAVVVGYLIFFDRLNPFKEQVITKIQNSPIHLTFVAVILVVLATIGLKTKFHTGKGTHFQGGVVSGHSAISFCLATIISTLSDNLLIITMAFGLALLVAESRVEGKIHSTFEVITGGLLGTLIGILIFQIIG; translated from the coding sequence ATGAAGGTGAAGGAATTCATTGACAGCTTCAACTACGCAGTTTCCGGTATAATGGCAGCCATGAAAATGGAGAAAAGTCTCCGGGTCCACTACATAGCTGCTATTACTGTCATATTGCTAAGTACTTTTTTCAATTTGACCAGAGTTGAGTTTATGATCTTACTCCTGACAGTAGTCCTTGTTGTTGTTCTTGAAATGATAAACACAGCTCTGGAAAAGACGGTGGATATGATAACAAGGGACTACCATCCTCTAGCCAGAGTTATAAAGGACGTATCTGCTGGAGCAGTATTGATAGCATCCCTGAATGCTGTGGTGGTAGGATATCTAATATTCTTTGACAGACTCAATCCATTCAAAGAGCAGGTAATAACAAAGATACAAAATTCCCCTATCCACCTTACATTTGTGGCTGTGATCCTGGTCGTTCTCGCCACGATAGGCTTGAAAACCAAATTCCATACCGGAAAAGGCACTCACTTCCAGGGGGGAGTTGTCAGCGGGCATTCCGCTATATCGTTTTGCTTAGCCACGATCATATCCACACTCAGCGATAATCTGCTGATCATCACTATGGCATTCGGGTTGGCTCTTTTAGTAGCTGAAAGCAGAGTTGAAGGGAAGATACACAGTACCTTTGAAGTAATAACAGGAGGACTTCTGGGTACTTTAATAGGAATTTTAATATTTCAAATCATCGGTTAG
- the ybeY gene encoding rRNA maturation RNase YbeY: MELYIDNRQNQIDIDDKTEELLKKIAVVCLDIEGYGLDWEISVSFVTNDEIRELNREYRGKDEPTDVLSFPFEDEFRIGEKMLGDIVISTEKVLQQAKDLGHSLQREISYLAVHSMFHLMGYDHLEAEERKEMRLKEKRAMKELGIFKDQEVEP; encoded by the coding sequence ATGGAACTGTATATTGATAACAGACAGAATCAGATAGATATTGACGACAAGACAGAAGAATTACTAAAAAAAATAGCAGTGGTCTGTTTGGATATAGAGGGCTATGGCCTCGACTGGGAGATAAGTGTATCTTTTGTCACCAATGATGAGATCCGGGAACTAAACAGGGAGTATAGAGGAAAAGATGAACCAACTGACGTTCTTAGCTTTCCATTTGAGGATGAGTTCAGGATTGGGGAAAAGATGCTGGGAGATATTGTTATCTCAACAGAAAAGGTCCTTCAGCAGGCCAAAGACCTCGGACACAGTCTGCAACGGGAAATATCCTATCTTGCCGTACACAGCATGTTCCACCTGATGGGATATGACCACCTGGAGGCTGAAGAGAGAAAAGAAATGAGGTTAAAAGAGAAAAGAGCCATGAAAGAGCTGGGGATTTTCAAGGATCAGGAGGTTGAGCCATGA
- a CDS encoding PhoH family protein, translating into MKELLGNLDENLSFIKEGLNVEVRLKDDSLDLFGYSEELNLAEGLLKNLVYIIERQRRLDPQDLKYLMEMAKAGGDFDIRELLNDVICIAASGKTIKPKTFGQKRYVDALRKHDIVFGIGPAGTGKTYLAMAIAVQAFKNREVSRIILTRPAVEAGENLGFLPGDLQEKVDPYLRPIYDALFDILGADSYLRLFEKGLIEVAPLAYMRGRTLDSAYVILDEAQNTTNEQMKMFLTRLGFGSKVCVTGDITQIDLGKGRQSGLKTVMKILKDVKGIEFINLTSADIVRHPLVQRIINAYEAYESVENNG; encoded by the coding sequence ATGAAGGAATTGCTGGGGAATCTGGATGAGAATCTATCTTTTATTAAGGAAGGGCTCAACGTGGAGGTAAGGTTAAAGGATGATTCTCTTGACTTATTTGGGTACTCAGAAGAATTAAATCTGGCAGAAGGTCTTTTGAAAAATCTGGTGTATATAATAGAAAGACAGAGAAGGCTTGATCCCCAGGATCTCAAGTATCTAATGGAAATGGCAAAGGCTGGTGGAGACTTTGATATTAGAGAGCTGCTGAATGATGTCATTTGTATTGCAGCTTCTGGGAAAACTATAAAACCAAAGACCTTTGGACAGAAGAGATATGTGGATGCACTTAGAAAACATGACATCGTATTTGGTATAGGACCTGCCGGTACCGGGAAAACCTATCTGGCGATGGCCATTGCAGTACAGGCATTTAAAAATAGAGAGGTAAGCAGGATCATACTTACCAGACCGGCGGTTGAGGCTGGTGAAAACCTTGGATTTCTTCCAGGGGATCTTCAGGAGAAAGTTGATCCTTATTTGCGTCCGATTTATGATGCTCTCTTTGATATACTTGGAGCTGATTCCTATCTAAGGTTATTTGAAAAAGGCCTTATCGAGGTAGCACCCCTTGCGTATATGAGAGGAAGAACACTTGATTCAGCCTATGTAATACTTGATGAAGCTCAAAATACAACCAACGAGCAGATGAAGATGTTTTTGACGAGGCTTGGATTTGGCTCAAAAGTTTGTGTTACAGGAGATATAACACAAATCGATCTTGGTAAGGGCAGACAGTCAGGATTAAAGACGGTAATGAAAATACTAAAGGACGTAAAGGGAATCGAATTTATAAATTTGACCAGCGCTGACATAGTAAGACATCCTTTGGTCCAGCGAATAATAAACGCCTATGAGGCCTATGAGTCAGTTGAGAATAACGGTTAA
- the floA gene encoding flotillin-like protein FloA (flotillin-like protein involved in membrane lipid rafts), with product MELILTLGIALVIIILVMLFFTFVPVGLWITAFFSGVKVKISTLIGMRLRRVVPNRIVSPMIKATKAGLDINIDELEAHYLAGGNVNTLVDALIAAQRANIPLVFERAAAIDLAGRNVLEAVQVSVNPKVIETPQIAAVAKDGIEVVARARVTVRANIERLVGGAGEETIIARVGEGIVTTVGSSETHKMVLENPDSISKTVLGKGLDSGTAFEILSIDIADVDVGRNIGAKLQMEQAEADKKIAQAKAEERRAMAVAKEQEMIAEVQSMRAKLVEAEAQVPLALAEALKKGNLGVMDYYNMKNILADTDMRNSISKMTDDEKKQI from the coding sequence ATGGAACTTATTTTAACATTGGGAATTGCATTGGTAATAATTATTCTGGTTATGCTGTTCTTCACATTTGTACCTGTTGGCTTGTGGATCACAGCATTCTTTTCAGGGGTTAAGGTAAAAATCTCAACCTTGATAGGTATGAGACTAAGAAGAGTAGTGCCAAACAGGATAGTCAGCCCTATGATCAAGGCCACAAAAGCTGGTCTGGACATCAATATTGATGAACTTGAAGCTCATTACCTTGCAGGCGGTAATGTAAATACACTGGTTGATGCATTGATAGCAGCTCAAAGAGCTAACATCCCTTTGGTATTTGAAAGGGCAGCTGCAATCGATCTGGCTGGCAGAAACGTGCTTGAAGCAGTACAGGTGAGCGTAAATCCAAAGGTAATTGAAACTCCTCAAATAGCTGCTGTGGCAAAAGACGGAATAGAGGTAGTTGCTCGGGCGAGGGTCACAGTTAGGGCTAATATTGAAAGATTAGTTGGAGGAGCTGGGGAAGAGACTATCATAGCCAGAGTTGGAGAAGGTATAGTTACTACTGTTGGTAGCTCCGAAACTCATAAAATGGTTCTTGAGAATCCTGACAGCATATCAAAAACTGTACTCGGAAAAGGCTTAGATTCAGGTACGGCCTTTGAAATATTATCTATCGATATTGCTGACGTGGATGTAGGTAGAAATATCGGAGCTAAGCTGCAAATGGAGCAGGCAGAAGCCGATAAAAAGATTGCTCAGGCCAAGGCTGAGGAAAGAAGAGCAATGGCTGTGGCTAAGGAACAGGAAATGATCGCAGAGGTACAATCCATGAGAGCTAAGCTGGTTGAGGCTGAGGCTCAGGTTCCTTTAGCATTGGCAGAAGCCCTTAAAAAAGGTAATCTGGGAGTAATGGATTACTATAATATGAAAAATATACTTGCAGATACTGATATGAGAAATTCTATCTCAAAGATGACAGATGATGAGAAGAAGCAAATATAG
- a CDS encoding NfeD family protein, producing MRIRKVGIVLFLAIVAILAASLNVSAQETPGKVYVVPIKGEINRATHNFVRDVVDDLNREGAEAIIFEIDTYGGLVDEAIKIKDVIIDTNIPTISYVNNKAASAGVLITIASEHVVMAENAVIGSAETIPNTEKVLSMWRGVLRDTAQYRGRDSLVIEAMADKDIEIPGLVSADKLVNLTAQEAIEYGVADILTKDYREMLDHFGYNSSDIEVVDEGLQVKLAKYISNPYISTILLTLGFVGLVIEILTPGFGLGGTISIMGFALYFGGNILAGNSNWTSLILFVVGLILLIIEGLVPGFGLPGIGGLIFVIAGTVLAMQDLSTAVLSLSISIIITALVAIVMVKMGFKSKLLNKIILNNRLEGKKGYLSNEAEANMIGKEGVSLTELRPSGFATIEGEKYDVLSEGGFIPKGTQIKVIRVEGAKIFVRRV from the coding sequence TTGAGGATCAGAAAAGTTGGGATTGTGTTGTTTTTGGCAATTGTGGCAATTCTCGCTGCGAGCCTGAACGTATCAGCCCAGGAAACACCCGGGAAGGTCTATGTAGTACCAATCAAGGGTGAAATCAACAGAGCGACTCACAACTTCGTTAGAGATGTAGTAGACGACTTGAACAGAGAGGGAGCTGAAGCAATAATATTTGAGATCGACACCTATGGTGGGCTGGTTGACGAGGCAATCAAGATAAAGGATGTCATTATTGATACAAACATCCCTACGATCTCCTATGTAAACAACAAGGCTGCATCTGCGGGAGTTCTTATTACCATAGCAAGCGAACATGTTGTTATGGCTGAGAACGCAGTGATTGGTTCAGCAGAAACTATACCGAACACTGAAAAAGTTTTGTCTATGTGGCGAGGAGTATTAAGAGACACAGCTCAATATCGTGGGAGAGATTCATTGGTTATTGAGGCTATGGCTGATAAGGATATTGAGATCCCGGGACTTGTAAGTGCAGATAAGCTGGTTAATCTTACAGCTCAGGAGGCTATTGAGTACGGGGTAGCTGATATCCTGACCAAGGATTACCGGGAAATGCTCGATCACTTCGGATACAATTCCTCAGACATTGAGGTTGTTGATGAAGGCCTCCAGGTAAAGCTCGCCAAGTATATCTCAAACCCGTATATCAGCACAATACTTCTTACTTTGGGATTTGTGGGATTAGTAATTGAGATTCTGACACCGGGATTTGGATTGGGAGGCACCATTTCAATAATGGGCTTTGCACTTTATTTCGGGGGTAATATCCTTGCGGGGAACTCAAACTGGACTTCACTTATCCTATTTGTCGTAGGTCTCATCCTTCTTATTATCGAGGGATTAGTACCTGGATTTGGACTTCCGGGGATAGGCGGACTCATATTTGTTATTGCGGGAACAGTTCTTGCCATGCAGGACTTGTCAACAGCGGTTCTATCCTTAAGCATTTCAATTATAATAACGGCATTGGTAGCGATAGTTATGGTTAAGATGGGATTCAAAAGTAAGCTATTAAACAAGATAATACTGAACAACCGTCTTGAGGGTAAAAAAGGCTACCTGAGTAATGAAGCTGAAGCAAATATGATCGGCAAAGAAGGTGTATCATTAACCGAGCTGCGCCCATCCGGCTTTGCGACGATCGAAGGAGAAAAGTATGATGTATTGTCTGAAGGAGGCTTTATCCCCAAGGGTACCCAGATCAAGGTAATAAGGGTAGAAGGGGCTAAAATATTTGTAAGGAGGGTATAG